A genomic segment from Neodiprion lecontei isolate iyNeoLeco1 chromosome 1, iyNeoLeco1.1, whole genome shotgun sequence encodes:
- the LOC107227547 gene encoding uncharacterized protein C3orf18 — protein MVDPSTSDNFTFPSTLLNNLSSLSWESTSAFYDVTNESTSTEFPEQIQTEMSTSVVNTSRITDIIENLTKAIDGATNSTQSSPIDSTTKGTICSTTEEPFDEFGPPEGVQYIFVPLGVMIFVVILSAVVLIISRKRKLERLRHRLMPLYNFDPGEEGEDDWETELLDENFDTRQKRQGYQSMDTEENAELFSSH, from the exons ATGGTGGACCCAAGTACATCAGACAACTTTACTTTCCCATCAACTTTGTTGAATAACTTATCAAGTTTATCTTGGGAATCTACATCTGCTTTCTACGATGTTACAAATGAAAGTACATCAACAGAGTTTCCAGAACAAATTCAAACTGAAATGTCAACAAGTGTGGTAAATACCAGCAGAATTACTGACATCATCGAAAACCTGACCAAAGCTATTGATGGTGCAACAAACTCTACCCAATCTTCCCCCATTGATTCTACCACCAAAGGTACTATCTGCTCTACGACGGAAGAACCATTCGATGAATTTGGACCCCCTGAAGGAGTCCAGTATATTTTTGTTCCTTTAGGAGTTATGATCTTCGTTGTAATACTATCTGCTGTG GTATTGATTATATCACGAAAGCGTAAATTGGAACGATTGAGGCACAGATTAATGCCATTATACAATTTTGATCCTGGCGAAGAGGGAGAAGATGATTGGGAAACTGAGCTGCTAGATGAGAATTTCGATACTCGTCAAAAGAGA CAAGGCTATCAATCAATGGACACGGAGGAAAATGCAGAACTGTTCAGCAGCCACTGA